A single window of Streptomyces sp. NBC_00464 DNA harbors:
- a CDS encoding UbiA family prenyltransferase → MGTPDPSRTYAATAWPLRRISGLARSCHPGPVVAVTATAGALGAGVGLDAARCILLVAAVLSGQLSVGWCNDAFDARRDAAAGRRGKPVAEGSLSRRSVWTAAGIAALLCVPLSLSCGLPAGLVHLAAVAAAWAYNLKLKATALSWLPYVIGFGTLPAVAALTLPGRPGPTWWAVTAGALLGLAAHLGDVLPDIEEDRRNGVTGLPQRLGATATRLLLPAPLVAASAVLAFGPAGPSGPWGVATLAVAAPAALAGLLLARTWRKAPLAAAAVVAAADVALLLVRGTAPV, encoded by the coding sequence ATGGGCACCCCGGACCCGTCGCGCACCTACGCCGCGACCGCGTGGCCGCTCCGCCGCATCTCGGGGCTGGCCCGCTCCTGCCATCCGGGGCCGGTGGTCGCGGTGACCGCGACCGCGGGCGCCCTGGGCGCGGGCGTCGGCCTCGACGCGGCCCGCTGCATCCTGCTGGTCGCCGCCGTACTGAGCGGCCAGCTCTCCGTGGGCTGGTGCAACGACGCCTTCGACGCCAGGCGGGATGCCGCCGCCGGACGCCGGGGAAAACCGGTGGCCGAGGGATCGCTGAGCCGCAGGTCGGTCTGGACGGCGGCAGGCATCGCCGCCCTGCTGTGTGTGCCGCTCTCCCTGTCCTGCGGGCTGCCGGCCGGCTTGGTGCATCTGGCGGCGGTGGCGGCAGCCTGGGCGTACAACCTGAAACTGAAGGCCACCGCCCTGTCCTGGCTTCCGTACGTCATCGGGTTCGGCACCCTGCCCGCCGTGGCCGCGCTGACCCTGCCCGGCCGCCCCGGGCCGACGTGGTGGGCGGTGACCGCGGGTGCGCTGCTGGGCCTGGCGGCCCACCTGGGCGATGTGCTGCCCGACATCGAGGAGGATCGGCGCAACGGTGTGACCGGCCTTCCGCAACGGCTGGGTGCCACCGCTACCCGGCTGCTCCTCCCGGCGCCCCTCGTGGCGGCCTCCGCGGTCCTGGCCTTCGGCCCGGCGGGACCGTCCGGTCCCTGGGGAGTGGCGACGCTTGCCGTCGCGGCACCGGCGGCGCTCGCGGGGCTCCTCCTCGCCCGGACCTGGCGCAAGGCGCCGCTTGCCGCGGCGGCCGTCGTCGCGGCGGCGGACGTGGCGCTGCTGCTGGTGCGCGGCACCGCCCCGGTGTGA
- a CDS encoding HAD domain-containing protein — translation MTGSGGGLPLLFLDVDGPLIPFGPRTGGHPTYPTGPHPPGAGENPLLDRIDPALGPRLAALPCEPVWATTWTDEANAVLAPRLGLPELPVVAWPPPSDEDERDARAGLHWKTRTLVRWAAGRAFVWVDDEITERDRCWVTAHHAGRALLHRVDPGLGLTDTGLRQIEVWLRTG, via the coding sequence GTGACTGGTTCCGGCGGCGGCCTTCCGTTGCTCTTCCTCGATGTCGACGGCCCCCTCATCCCGTTCGGCCCGCGTACCGGCGGCCATCCGACGTACCCGACGGGACCGCACCCGCCGGGAGCCGGGGAGAATCCGTTGCTCGACAGGATCGACCCGGCGCTCGGGCCCCGGCTGGCCGCGCTCCCGTGCGAGCCGGTCTGGGCGACGACATGGACGGACGAGGCGAACGCGGTCCTCGCGCCACGGCTCGGACTGCCGGAACTCCCGGTGGTCGCCTGGCCCCCGCCCTCGGACGAGGACGAACGGGACGCACGGGCAGGGCTGCACTGGAAGACGCGCACGCTCGTCCGCTGGGCGGCGGGGCGCGCCTTCGTGTGGGTGGACGACGAGATCACCGAGCGGGACCGGTGCTGGGTGACCGCCCACCACGCCGGGCGGGCCCTGCTCCACCGCGTCGACCCCGGACTCGGCCTCACCGACACCGGCCTCCGGCAGATCGAGGTCTGGCTGCGCACGGGATGA
- a CDS encoding SDR family NAD(P)-dependent oxidoreductase: MSRHPVTVVTGGSRGIGAAVCARLAADGHDIALGYRSDAAAAESVAAVVREAGRRCVTVQVDTTDEAAVDLLFDTAAAELGPVTGLVNNAGVSGPTGPLADADAAGLRRALDVNVVGYLLCARRAVRDMSGSGGGAIVNMSSAAATLGSPGEYVHYAAAKAAVDTMTVGLSKEVAEAGIRVNAVAPGIIRTGFHADPARPDKAAAGIPLGRPGQPEEVAGAVAWLLSDDASYATGAILRVAGGR, translated from the coding sequence ATGAGCCGTCATCCCGTCACCGTGGTCACCGGCGGCAGCCGCGGCATCGGTGCCGCCGTCTGCGCCCGTCTGGCGGCCGACGGGCATGACATCGCCCTGGGCTACCGCTCCGACGCGGCAGCGGCCGAAAGCGTCGCCGCGGTCGTACGGGAGGCGGGCAGGCGCTGTGTCACGGTGCAGGTGGACACGACCGACGAGGCCGCGGTCGATCTGCTCTTCGACACCGCTGCGGCGGAACTCGGCCCGGTCACCGGTCTGGTCAACAACGCCGGAGTGAGCGGCCCGACGGGCCCGCTCGCCGATGCCGACGCGGCCGGGCTCCGGCGCGCCCTGGACGTCAACGTCGTCGGCTACCTGCTCTGTGCACGGCGCGCCGTGCGCGACATGAGCGGGTCGGGCGGTGGGGCCATCGTGAACATGTCGTCGGCGGCGGCCACGCTCGGCAGTCCGGGCGAGTACGTCCACTACGCCGCGGCCAAGGCGGCCGTGGACACGATGACCGTCGGTCTGTCCAAAGAGGTCGCGGAGGCCGGTATCCGCGTCAACGCGGTGGCCCCCGGCATCATCCGGACCGGATTCCACGCGGACCCGGCACGTCCCGACAAGGCCGCCGCCGGGATCCCGCTGGGCCGGCCGGGACAGCCCGAGGAGGTCGCGGGCGCCGTCGCCTGGCTGCTCTCGGACGACGCCTCGTACGCGACCGGGGCGATCCTGCGGGTGGCGGGCGGTCGCTGA
- a CDS encoding DUF6381 family protein, producing MSVAGETDRAQQMREKARHMTEAAERTSDPEQRRRLQEKARKLQEQSEQQGVRGGSDRPL from the coding sequence ATGAGCGTTGCAGGAGAAACCGACCGAGCCCAGCAGATGCGCGAGAAGGCCCGGCACATGACCGAGGCCGCGGAGCGCACGAGCGATCCGGAGCAGCGTCGTCGGCTCCAGGAGAAGGCCCGGAAGCTGCAGGAGCAGAGCGAGCAGCAGGGCGTCCGGGGCGGCAGCGACCGTCCCTTGTAA
- a CDS encoding ribonuclease H family protein yields MNERMIAACDGASKGNPGPAAWAYVVADAEGRPLRWEAGPLGTATNNVAELTALQELLESLDPAVALEVRMDSQYAMNAVTKWLPGWKRNGWKTSAGKPVANRDLVARIDSLLTGRAVEFVYVPAHQVDGDPLNALADQAASEVAVAQRAAGTSQGSADLPVPAPSRATEGRKAGGGAAKKAGSAARAGATIRAKFSGRCHCGKPYAAKDMIAKNDHGWGHPECRTATA; encoded by the coding sequence ATGAACGAGCGCATGATCGCCGCGTGTGACGGGGCGTCGAAGGGTAATCCGGGGCCGGCCGCCTGGGCCTATGTGGTGGCCGACGCCGAGGGCAGGCCGCTGCGGTGGGAGGCCGGGCCGCTGGGCACCGCCACCAACAACGTTGCCGAGCTCACCGCTCTGCAGGAACTGCTGGAGTCACTCGATCCGGCGGTGGCGCTCGAAGTCCGGATGGACTCGCAGTACGCGATGAACGCCGTGACCAAGTGGCTGCCGGGCTGGAAGCGCAACGGCTGGAAGACCTCGGCCGGCAAACCCGTCGCCAACCGCGACCTGGTGGCCCGCATCGACTCCCTGCTGACCGGACGGGCCGTGGAGTTCGTGTACGTGCCGGCCCACCAGGTGGACGGCGACCCGCTGAACGCCCTGGCCGACCAGGCTGCCAGCGAAGTGGCGGTCGCGCAGCGCGCGGCCGGCACCTCGCAGGGCTCCGCCGATCTGCCGGTCCCCGCGCCCTCCCGCGCCACCGAAGGGCGGAAGGCAGGCGGTGGCGCGGCGAAGAAGGCGGGGAGCGCGGCCCGCGCCGGAGCGACCATCCGGGCCAAGTTCTCCGGCCGGTGCCACTGCGGAAAGCCGTACGCGGCCAAGGACATGATCGCCAAGAACGATCACGGCTGGGGCCACCCGGAGTGCCGGACCGCCACCGCCTGA
- a CDS encoding CDP-alcohol phosphatidyltransferase family protein, which translates to MESTGTVLRELRGAQKPAKGVSLYSRYVNRPVGRIFAAVAFRLGMTPNQVTLVSAAFTFAALAAVALSRPTWGLAVLVYLGLAVGFALDSADGQLARLTGRGGPDGEWLDHVVDCAKMILVHTVVLISFHRYFGLPADGWLLLPLGFLFVAVLTFCAGLLREQLGKAATRAAPVGATAAPAPVSRLRAVALLPADYGVFCLVFLLLGDETAFRTGYAVLAAVHALFLVAFLVKWFRELRVLRAD; encoded by the coding sequence ATGGAAAGCACGGGCACGGTGCTGCGTGAGCTGCGCGGGGCGCAGAAGCCGGCCAAGGGGGTATCGCTCTACTCGCGGTACGTGAACCGGCCGGTCGGGCGGATCTTCGCCGCCGTCGCGTTCCGGCTGGGTATGACACCCAATCAGGTCACCCTGGTGAGCGCGGCGTTCACCTTCGCCGCCCTTGCTGCGGTGGCTCTGTCCCGTCCCACCTGGGGGCTGGCCGTCCTGGTCTACCTGGGACTGGCCGTGGGCTTCGCGCTCGACTCGGCCGACGGGCAGCTCGCCCGGCTCACCGGCCGTGGCGGGCCGGACGGCGAATGGCTGGACCATGTCGTCGACTGCGCCAAGATGATCCTGGTCCACACCGTCGTACTGATCTCGTTCCACCGCTACTTCGGCCTGCCGGCGGACGGCTGGCTGCTCCTGCCGCTCGGCTTCCTGTTCGTCGCGGTGCTCACCTTCTGCGCGGGGCTGTTGCGTGAACAGCTGGGCAAGGCGGCCACCCGCGCCGCACCGGTGGGGGCCACGGCAGCGCCCGCACCCGTCTCCCGGCTGCGGGCCGTGGCACTGCTGCCCGCCGACTACGGGGTGTTCTGCCTGGTGTTCCTGCTGCTCGGCGACGAGACGGCGTTCCGGACCGGATACGCCGTGCTCGCCGCCGTGCACGCGCTGTTCCTCGTGGCGTTCCTGGTCAAGTGGTTCAGGGAGCTGAGAGTGCTCCGGGCAGACTGA
- a CDS encoding adenylyltransferase/cytidyltransferase family protein: protein MVHRVGYAPGVYDLFHIGHLNILRHARSQCDYLVAGVVSDEMAALAKGHKPVIPLPERLEIVRSVRYVDAAFVETVPDKVETWQQVRFDVIFKGDDWRDTEKGKRLERDFAEVGVEVVYFPYTVHTSSTQLRRALDTLVSLPGALSAP from the coding sequence ATGGTGCACAGGGTCGGCTACGCGCCGGGGGTCTACGACCTGTTCCACATAGGCCACCTCAACATCCTGCGGCACGCCCGCAGTCAGTGCGACTACCTGGTCGCGGGGGTCGTCTCGGACGAGATGGCCGCGCTCGCCAAGGGCCACAAGCCGGTCATTCCACTGCCGGAGCGGCTGGAGATCGTCCGGAGCGTGCGGTACGTGGACGCCGCGTTCGTCGAGACCGTTCCCGACAAGGTCGAGACGTGGCAGCAGGTCAGGTTCGACGTCATCTTCAAGGGGGACGACTGGCGCGACACGGAGAAGGGCAAGCGCCTCGAACGCGATTTCGCCGAAGTCGGCGTGGAGGTCGTCTACTTCCCGTACACCGTGCACACGTCCAGCACCCAGCTGCGCCGGGCGCTGGACACACTGGTCAGTCTGCCCGGAGCACTCTCAGCTCCCTGA